The Pochonia chlamydosporia 170 chromosome 3, whole genome shotgun sequence genome contains the following window.
TGGTGCAGGGCCGTAGGCAAAAGAAAGGACCAGACGGGTGCAGGTGCATGTGCAGGCCGGGTGCAGAGAAGCGagggatgatgatgatggtcatgatgatgagaatggaagCTGACCAGAAACTAGCAGAAAGCGGAGTCAACAAAGTCGAGACGAGGACCAACCTTGGAAGTTGGGTCTGGTACTTTGTACCAAGTGCAGTCTGCTACCAGCAATCCCTACACTTCCGGCTGGTTCCAAGTCAAGCCAGAGAAAAAAAGAGtgagagaaagagagaacAGAGAGCAGAGAGTCAGGgccacacacacacactcacacacgcacacactCTCACGCCCACTCACTCCCACTCTCATACTTGATTGACTCCGGTCAGTCCTCTCTGGCCCTCTCACCCTCCCGCCCACGCCCAACCTTTTGGTCTGCCCGGTCTGGTCAGCCCGGCCAAGTCCAGTCCAATCCAATCCACACAGCTCTTCCTTTAGCCCCAGttccagtcccagtcccattCGGCTTCgcaggaaaaaaaaagctcGCCCGTCTTTCCGTGCCGCCGTGCCGCgattttctcttttctcacctcacctccatcaccttCCACGACTCTTCCTTTGCGCGTGTTTCGGACATTGGCTCAGAGTTTCGGTTGTTTTTGCCGGCGCCTAAAAGTAAGTATTTGATTTTGCATTTTAATTGCATCtcgctgctgttgctcctGTATCGACTTGTCAATTCTGCTGCTGCGCGCACCACACTGCACTACCATCTGAATCTAAACTCGATCGCAATCGCCACCTACCCCTCGTGACGATGACGAaaccatcaacctcgacaaCTGCCGAATCCTTCGAATCTGGTCAATACCCTGGACTTGTTCATGCCATATCAGACACTTTGGCGGTCGGCTGTCTTTGCTTCAGAGATTTCTTCTGCTGCAACATCTCGTCTTGACGGCGCAAACACATTTGTTGAGCTTTGGCTTCATCCACCAGGCACCGGTGTCTGAGCTGCCAGCGCAATTCATCGAATATGTGGCTCCTTCTCTCGACAGCTCGCACATGGCACGTGGCACACTTTTGTCAATGTCGTTCGACGCCCGCACTGCAAAATCGGCGGACCAGCCTGGGGTCCTACTCTCCCTTCGGACGCCTTTTCGTGGTGCTTATGGGCAAGGGCGGCCAGCTCCGATGGCTGATACATCCCGTCCATTGGTTTCGATGGTTGAATACACCTTCTTGCCATGACAGTATGCTTGCTATTGGGAGGTCGTCGTTGTAGAAGCTCATGCGTACTGTGATTCTGCACGATTGACACGGCCGCCCTTGACAGGTGACTGGTGGACCTAAAGCTTCAACCTGACATCATGCGGTCAGAACACTCGGTCATTGCCTATGGTCTCTTGTATTTGCAAGTCTTTGTTCGGTTTGAAAAAGACTCGTACCGTCCATACGCCCTCGCAGCCAGGAACTCTAGAGGTTACCACCAAGGAATGCGGATCAGTCGGAAGTGCAGTTGACACAACGAAAACTCGAGAGCAAACATAACGCAGATGCATTTTTCGCTTCGTATCGATTTGGGAATGCTAACTGAGTCCAACACAGGTTTCTATTGATTTCGAGAGCGTTTCAAGTGTTTTGCCACGATCCCCTCGGAATCTTTGGTAGGACGGACGTTTGGTTCACGATCTCTTTACGGATATACCGCTTTGTATCATTGGCATTGCAGTCACCGTTTAGACACTGGTTTTGCCCCTTTCAACGCTGCTTTTGCATCTTGCGGAATATTCCAAGCATTCTCTTGCAAGTTTTTCCCCGTGGCGTGACGGCGTCTTGACAGATTCTTGTCTTTACGACTACATTTCGGAGTCTCGGCATTCGGTCTGGATACCGTCTTTCTCGATTCGTTTTCGGTTTCCGTTTCGATTCGACAGATTAGCATCCTTTGGAGGACTAGAGCCTTGTTGTAAACTAAAGGTAAGCCATGAGCGTCTGGCCAATTTACAGAGCCCTAGACGTGGCTATGAGCCAAGAACATATGCAGAATGTGCTAATTCAGATTCTAGATCTTACGATTTCAATATCTGAAGATCTTCCCCGGTTTCAATTCCTTTATTGTATGCTCATCCATCCGGCAGTACGAGATAAGAACAGACACTAACAAAGCCACATAGTTCTTAAAAACATCGTGGTTTCATAACTTCGTAACTTCTTGTAAGCGTGGTATGCCTCATTGACACTAAAGGCTCACATCGCTGACGAACCCAGTCGCATCTTTTACGACTTCGTAAACTTCTCGAGACCTTTTCGGAAACTTTTCATTCATTGGTGAGTTTTCACTGTTGAGCTCTGTTGGCTTAAAGCACATTACGCTGCCGCCAAACCTGATGGCCCCGGCGCGCGCAAATTCAACAGAACAAACGCTGACTCCTGCGTGATCCAACAGATAGCGAAATGTCTTTCCCTAACGGAACCCCTCCTGCTTCTGACATGGCCGCTGTGCCCCCGCCTGCGGGTGGCCCCGAGCAGCCCAAGACCACTCTCTGGTAGGGAACATGTTTCTTCACATGCCGTTTTTTAATGATACTGACGGTAATATCGTTACAGGATGGGAGAGTTGGAGCCTTGGATGGACGAGAATTTCATTAAGGGCGTTTTTCTGTCTGCTGCCGGAGAGACTGTCAACGTCAAGGTGATTCGCGACAAGAACTCTGGGTATGTTGACTCCTCCTTTTGAGGGAATTATTCTTGTTTTCATTCTAACAACAGCCTTATAGCAACGCCGGCTACTGCTTCGTTGAATTCACCACCCCTGAAGCTGCTACCAAGGCACTTGGTCTTAACGGCACACCTGTTCCCAACAGCTCTCGCCAGTTCAAGCTTAACTGGGCGTCTGGCGGCGGTCTTGTGGATCGACGGTAAGTTTTTCCTCATGGAAGGAGTCATGTCTCACCAAGCTGTCCATTCGTTTGCTAACGATAGTTGTCTTTGTAGTGATGACCGTGGACCCGAGTACAGCATCTTTGTGGGTGACCTCGGCCCTGAGGTTAACGAATACGTCCTGGTCTCTCTTTTCCAAGCCCGCTTCCCATCTTGCAAGTCTGCCAAGATCATGACGGATGCCATGTCCGGCCAGAGCCGAGGCTATGGCTTTGTGCGCTTCTCCGACGAGAACGATCAGCAGCGTGCCCTGGTTGAGATGCAAGGTGTTTACTGCGGTAACAGACCTATGAGAATCTCTACTGCTACTCCCAAGAACCGGTAAGTCTGAACGCATGGCGGAGATGTTGACTGAGGTTCAAACAACTAATTCTCTCCAGTGGTAATCACGGCTTCGGAGGCCCTGGCCCTCACGGTGGCGGTCCCATGATGGGAGGTGTTCCTCAGCAACCCATGTGGGGTGGAATGCAAGGTTTCCCGTACGGCGGGTACAATCCTGCCACCCAGATGAACCAGTTCACCGACCCGAACAACACGACCGTCTTCGTGGGCGGGCTTTCTGGCTACGTCACTGAGGATGAGCTCCGATCCTTCTTCCAGGGATTCGGAGAGATCACCTACGTCAAGATCCCACCTGGCAAGGGCTGTGGCTTCGTCCAGTTCGTCCACCGCCATGCTGCCGAGATGGCTATCAACCAGATGCAAGGCTACCCGATTGGCAACTCTCGAGTGCGCTTGAGCTGGGGTCGGTCACAGAACAACTCCGGTGTTGGTACCCCCTACCGTCCTgccccccctcctcctcattACATGGGCATGCCTAATCATGGACCTGGTCCTTATGGTCCTCAGCATTTTGGCGGACCTGCTCCTGGTCCTCAGGGACCTCCTGGCCCCCCTGGCCCCCCCGGACCTGCCGTGCCTCCTCAGGTGAGTGCATAGAGTGATGGTTTCAGCTTCCACTGTTGGCTACATTGCGTATGCTAACTTTGTGACCAGTAAACTGAGAAGTCACACTTTCACTCATTTCGACTTGTTGACGGACTGGGGATCAGCCAGACCAAAGCAGACTTTTGGGGAGCTCTTTTTTGATGTTCTTCTTATGTTCTCGGCGGCCGTTCTGGAGGCTTTGCCTGGGGAGACGTTGGGGCGTTGGGACTGATTTTTCCGTGTCAGAACGTTCGTCGTCTTGACGTTGTTTTTTCGTTTTTTCCCCAAAACTAAAAACCTTGCTCTCTGCTTGATACTACTATGACACAACGCACTCGATTTTCTTGAGTCTCACTTACGAACTGGCGTTGGAGATATTAGTCTACCGGGGATATGTCATCAGTCAAATTCATAGTACTTGCTTTTTCCCTCTTACTTGTTTTCCCCCGCAGGGAAGGGCCGTTTTTACTTGATCCATCCCGCATGCTTTGCTTGTTCATTACTGCCGTGTGCGGGAGTGTACAATTAAAAAGTGGTTTTATGGCACTGTATGTATGTGACGGCTGTGCTTTTGCGTGATGAttttcatctttttcttttctttgtttcttctccctGGACTGTTATTTTACACCGTGGCTGCTATTAAAGTCTCATTGTGAAAAGCGTTCTCTTACTCTGTTTTTAACACGAGACTAGCCACTCACTTGATTAGTCTCGCTGTATTGTACCATGAGACAAAGCACTGTCTTTATTGCAACCGCGTTTCTGAGCGTTTGGTTTGAATGTGGCATGGAACGGCAAAGACCTTCGTTTACGTTATTTGGCAATGCCTTGCAATACAATCGATCGTTTGACGGGCAATGAAATGTACTAGGAATGGAAATGCTCAATGGACATGGTAAATGCGAAAATAAGATGGAAAGTTGTAGTTGGACCGATGTGTTTACTTTCTGCAATTTGACACGTGTTGGCGTTTGTTCAAAAGCAGCGAGTATGATAGATTGGTAGAATAACGCTCAATATGACATATTAGACGGACTTTATGAATTGATGTGCGCGAATATGAATTGATAGGTCTGACTTTGCTTTCCTACTGATGGGATGGTGTTGCTCACGGCCCAAATTCTGGTTCGTTTAGAATATAGTTAGGGCATTGGGTGGTGACCCGATAAGACAAGGAATGTTTAATGGCACGGAAGTAAGCATGAATGAGTACCGGCCCGTCTTCTTACAATACTCTGAGAGGTTCTTGAGGTCCCATAGCTCGCCGATGGACATTCCAAACGAACTGAGCAGATACTGATGCAGTGCTACACAAACATTAGCCATAGTTTCCCATATATCAGTAGGGTAGAATACGTACGCAAACATCCCAAACCGCCTGGATTCCCATC
Protein-coding sequences here:
- a CDS encoding tRNA selenocysteine-associated protein (similar to Magnaporthe oryzae 70-15 XP_003719244.1), encoding MSFPNGTPPASDMAAVPPPAGGPEQPKTTLWMGELEPWMDENFIKGVFLSAAGETVNVKVIRDKNSGNAGYCFVEFTTPEAATKALGLNGTPVPNSSRQFKLNWASGGGLVDRRDDRGPEYSIFVGDLGPEVNEYVLVSLFQARFPSCKSAKIMTDAMSGQSRGYGFVRFSDENDQQRALVEMQGVYCGNRPMRISTATPKNRGNHGFGGPGPHGGGPMMGGVPQQPMWGGMQGFPYGGYNPATQMNQFTDPNNTTVFVGGLSGYVTEDELRSFFQGFGEITYVKIPPGKGCGFVQFVHRHAAEMAINQMQGYPIGNSRVRLSWGRSQNNSGVGTPYRPAPPPPHYMGMPNHGPGPYGPQHFGGPAPGPQGPPGPPGPPGPAVPPQ